One genomic window of Pungitius pungitius chromosome 11, fPunPun2.1, whole genome shotgun sequence includes the following:
- the sybu gene encoding syntabulin isoform X3 translates to MVLFEGKRCFSGSEADFSSSSSTGSLKTKESLASISAGKKAPSRSRRPLPVFRPPGSPTANRGAELYAPYRTPPRAASSTTNSSSCNSSPTSRRVNPGRFHSCGDNHGIRPPNPEQYLTPLQQKEVAIRHLKTKLLESENTVRDRDTEVGELKSQLCRMREDWIEEECHRVEAQLSLKEARKEIKQLRQVVETMKSSLMEKDKGIQKYFIDINIQNRKLESLLQSMELAQSGTSLQDDKTLDCICDGPGPCVKKMVGEEEGGLELGTQGAEAMADSGLLANDEMANRADILEQVFMSTAVDFSQDCSGKLGTESGPGVSALSEEGRLIEDSAAPPPALPNAASVTVTLSAPSQQDTEDKGMQTDALPVAPDLQAVLLQLLKFHGATGGEAAPSACSGLPIPPDSPADPKPRRPSIPDPPQSPDDSGDSGLGCSEPAESRRFMEELDFSVGEEERGASPRLDAVGKRYWSSSFLVDLVAVAAPVLPTVAWLYSRHGVDGSAPVYNIAALIRGCCIMGLHSLRHVTRRPDA, encoded by the exons ATGGTTTTGTTTGAAGGTAAAAGATGCTTCTCAG gaagtGAGGCCGACTTCAGCTCCTCAAGCAGCACAGGCAGCCTGAAGACCAAGGAGAGCCTCGCCTCCATTTCAGCGGGAAAGAAGGCTCCTTCGCGCAG TCGCAGACCCCTCCCGGTGTTCAGACCCCCTGGGAGCCCGACAGCCAACCGCGGTGCAGAGCTCTACGCTCCCTACAGGACTCCTCCCAGAGCTGCCTCCTCAaccaccaacagcagcagctgcaacTCCAGCCCCACCTCCAG AAGAGTGAACCCGGGCCGCTTCCACTCCTGCGGGGATAACCATGGCATCAGACCCCCGAACCCCGAGCAGTATCTCACCCCGCTGCAGCAGAAGGAAGTGGCCATCCGACACCTGAAGACCAAACTGTTGGAGTCTGAGAACACCGTCCGGGACAG AGATACTGAGGTCGGGGAGCTGAAGTCCCAGCTCTGCAGAATGAGGGAAGACTGGATCGAAGAAGAGTGCCACCGGGTGGAGGCTCAGCTGTCCCTCAAAGAGGCTCGCAAAGAGATCAAGCAGCTGCGCCAGGTGGTGGAAACGATGAAGAGCAGCCTGATGGAGAAGGATAAAGGAATACAGAAGTATTTCATCGACATCAACATCCAAAACAGGAAGTTGGAGTCCCTGCTGCAAAGCATGGAGCTGGCCCAGAGCGGCACCAGCCTGCAAGACGACAAAACCTTGGACTGCATCTGCGACGGCCCCGGCCCCTGTGTGAAGAAGATGgtcggggaggaagagggcggACTGGAGCTGGGAACCCAGGGGGCGGAGGCCATGGCGGACAGCGGGCTGCTGGCAAACGACGAGATGGCCAACAGAGCGGACATTTTGGAGCAGGTCTTCATGTCCACGGCGGTGGATTTCAGTCAGGACTGCAGCGGGAAGCTGGGGACGGAGTCGGGGCCCGGGGTGTCGGCGCTGTCGGAAGAGGGACGGTTGATTGAGGACTCCGCCGCGCCCCCGCCGGCTCTGCCGAACGCGGCTTCCGTCACCGTCACCCTGAGCGCACCCTCCCAGCAGGACACGGAGGATAAAGGAATGCAGACCGACGCGCTGCCCGTGGCGCCCGACCTGCAGGCcgtgctcctccagctgctcaagTTCCACGGGGCAACGGGGGGGGAAGCGGCTCCGTCGGCCTGCAGCGGCCTCCCGATCCCGCCCGACTCTCCCGCCGACCCGAAACCCCGCCGACCCAGCATTCCCGATCCCCCGCAGAGCCCCGACGACTCTGGCGATTCCGGCCTGGGCTGCTCGGAACCCGCAGAGAGCCGACGGTTCATGGAAGAGCTGGATTTCAGCGTCGGCGAGGAGGAGCGCGGTGCGTCCCCGCGATTGGACGCCGTCGGCAAGCGCTACTGGAGCAGCAGCTTCCTGGTGGACCTGGTTGCCGTGGCAGCGCCCGTGCTGCCCACGGTGGCCTGGCTGTACTCGCGGCACGGCGTGGACGGGAGCGCTCCGGTGTACAACATCGCCGCTCTCATCAGGGgctgttgcatcatgggatTGCACTCTCTTCGGCACGTCACTCGCAGGCCGGACGCGTGA
- the ebag9 gene encoding receptor-binding cancer antigen expressed on SiSo cells yields MAITQFRLFKICTCLSTILSFFKRLICRSGRGRKLSGDQITLPTTVDFSSSVPKQPEIEEWSSWDEEAPTSIKIEGGNGNVSPTGNEMDQEPDYFKDMTPTIRKTQKIVLKKREPLNYLVPDGSAGFSSRLAASQDMMSFNPPSAELGEMDTWQENSNAWEDESEAAWEAEVVLRQQKMAEREKRSMEQQRKKMEKDVQRLTKKEQKIAVKLS; encoded by the exons ATGGCCATCACTCAGTTCCGCCTTTTCAAGATCTGCACGTGTCTATCCACCATCCTTTCCTTCTTTAAAAGGTTGATATGCAG GAGCGGAAGGGGTCGTAAGCTCAGCGGTGATCAAATAACTCTCCCGACAACAGTGGATTTCTCATCCTCTGTACCAAAACAG CCAGAGATCGAAGAATGGAGCTCTTGGGATGAAGAGGCTCCCACAAGCATTAAGATTGAAGGTGGCAACGGAAACGTTTCCCCTACAGGGAACGAGATGGACCAAGAGCCCGACTACTTCAAAGACATGACCCCCACCATCAGGAAAACACAGAAG ATAGTGCTGAAGAAAAGGGAGCCGTTAAACTACCTGGTACCCGACGGCTCAGCAGGTTTCTCCAGCAGACTGGCAGCCTCTCAGGATATGATGTCCTTCAATCCACCTTCA GCTGAGCTGGGAGAAATGGATACCTGGCAGGAGAACTCCAACGCCTGGGAGGACGAGTCGGAAGCTGCGTGGGAGGCAGAGGTGGTGCTCAG ACAACAGAAGATggctgagagagaaaagaggtcaATGGAGCAGCAAaggaagaagatggagaaagaTGTTCAGAGGCTCACGAAGAAGGAGCAGAAGATTGCCGTCAAGCTTTCGTAA
- the sybu gene encoding syntabulin isoform X2 — protein sequence MGPFQEYEEKKSPEKGSPRSRIPRLVLHPFGPKDKGSPLSDSPLSEEEGKECDISSDHSKRTISTTSFCSGSEQSAHGSPTLPERKTKVKRVRVMDEWSGETRGAPKHKRELRSAMKARGSEADFSSSSSTGSLKTKESLASISAGKKAPSRSRRPLPVFRPPGSPTANRGAELYAPYRTPPRAASSTTNSSSCNSSPTSRRVNPGRFHSCGDNHGIRPPNPEQYLTPLQQKEVAIRHLKTKLLESENTVRDRDTEVGELKSQLCRMREDWIEEECHRVEAQLSLKEARKEIKQLRQVVETMKSSLMEKDKGIQKYFIDINIQNRKLESLLQSMELAQSGTSLQDDKTLDCICDGPGPCVKKMVGEEEGGLELGTQGAEAMADSGLLANDEMANRADILEQVFMSTAVDFSQDCSGKLGTESGPGVSALSEEGRLIEDSAAPPPALPNAASVTVTLSAPSQQDTEDKGMQTDALPVAPDLQAVLLQLLKFHGATGGEAAPSACSGLPIPPDSPADPKPRRPSIPDPPQSPDDSGDSGLGCSEPAESRRFMEELDFSVGEEERGASPRLDAVGKRYWSSSFLVDLVAVAAPVLPTVAWLYSRHGVDGSAPVYNIAALIRGCCIMGLHSLRHVTRRPDA from the exons ATGGGACCGTTCCAAGAATATGAG GAAAAGAAGTCGCCGGAGAAAGGAAGCCCACGCAGCCGCATCCCTCGTTTGGTTCTCCATCCCTTCGGGCCAAAGGACAAAGGTTCGCCTCTGTCTGACTCACCGTtgtcagaggaggaagggaaggagtgTGACATCAGTTCAGACCACTCCAAAAGGACCATCAGCACCACCAGCTTTTGCTCTG GCTCAGAGCAGAGTGCCCACGGCTCGCCCACGCTGCCGGAGCGCAAGACCAAAGTGAAGAGGGTGAGGGTGATGGACGAGTGGAGCGGCGAAACACGCGGCGCCCCGAAGCACAAGAGGGAGCTGAGGTCGGCCATGAAAGCCAGAG gaagtGAGGCCGACTTCAGCTCCTCAAGCAGCACAGGCAGCCTGAAGACCAAGGAGAGCCTCGCCTCCATTTCAGCGGGAAAGAAGGCTCCTTCGCGCAG TCGCAGACCCCTCCCGGTGTTCAGACCCCCTGGGAGCCCGACAGCCAACCGCGGTGCAGAGCTCTACGCTCCCTACAGGACTCCTCCCAGAGCTGCCTCCTCAaccaccaacagcagcagctgcaacTCCAGCCCCACCTCCAG AAGAGTGAACCCGGGCCGCTTCCACTCCTGCGGGGATAACCATGGCATCAGACCCCCGAACCCCGAGCAGTATCTCACCCCGCTGCAGCAGAAGGAAGTGGCCATCCGACACCTGAAGACCAAACTGTTGGAGTCTGAGAACACCGTCCGGGACAG AGATACTGAGGTCGGGGAGCTGAAGTCCCAGCTCTGCAGAATGAGGGAAGACTGGATCGAAGAAGAGTGCCACCGGGTGGAGGCTCAGCTGTCCCTCAAAGAGGCTCGCAAAGAGATCAAGCAGCTGCGCCAGGTGGTGGAAACGATGAAGAGCAGCCTGATGGAGAAGGATAAAGGAATACAGAAGTATTTCATCGACATCAACATCCAAAACAGGAAGTTGGAGTCCCTGCTGCAAAGCATGGAGCTGGCCCAGAGCGGCACCAGCCTGCAAGACGACAAAACCTTGGACTGCATCTGCGACGGCCCCGGCCCCTGTGTGAAGAAGATGgtcggggaggaagagggcggACTGGAGCTGGGAACCCAGGGGGCGGAGGCCATGGCGGACAGCGGGCTGCTGGCAAACGACGAGATGGCCAACAGAGCGGACATTTTGGAGCAGGTCTTCATGTCCACGGCGGTGGATTTCAGTCAGGACTGCAGCGGGAAGCTGGGGACGGAGTCGGGGCCCGGGGTGTCGGCGCTGTCGGAAGAGGGACGGTTGATTGAGGACTCCGCCGCGCCCCCGCCGGCTCTGCCGAACGCGGCTTCCGTCACCGTCACCCTGAGCGCACCCTCCCAGCAGGACACGGAGGATAAAGGAATGCAGACCGACGCGCTGCCCGTGGCGCCCGACCTGCAGGCcgtgctcctccagctgctcaagTTCCACGGGGCAACGGGGGGGGAAGCGGCTCCGTCGGCCTGCAGCGGCCTCCCGATCCCGCCCGACTCTCCCGCCGACCCGAAACCCCGCCGACCCAGCATTCCCGATCCCCCGCAGAGCCCCGACGACTCTGGCGATTCCGGCCTGGGCTGCTCGGAACCCGCAGAGAGCCGACGGTTCATGGAAGAGCTGGATTTCAGCGTCGGCGAGGAGGAGCGCGGTGCGTCCCCGCGATTGGACGCCGTCGGCAAGCGCTACTGGAGCAGCAGCTTCCTGGTGGACCTGGTTGCCGTGGCAGCGCCCGTGCTGCCCACGGTGGCCTGGCTGTACTCGCGGCACGGCGTGGACGGGAGCGCTCCGGTGTACAACATCGCCGCTCTCATCAGGGgctgttgcatcatgggatTGCACTCTCTTCGGCACGTCACTCGCAGGCCGGACGCGTGA
- the gdf6a gene encoding growth/differentiation factor 6-A, whose amino-acid sequence MDASRLLTLYLGLLLSFLGNIPCFQSAAIISPSALRRNRGARISHRDGQRSSKILKDILASTHPVVGHHRDDLKDAIVPHEYMLSIYRTYSAAEKLGLNASFFRSSKSANTITSFVDRGTDDLLHSPLRRQKYLFDVSTLSDKEELVGAELRIFRRAPGNLETTGLYDIQLYPCRSDRLLDSRSLDPLDSTKAGWEVLDAWDMFKANPHHYHHPHQQKQQQQQHFQQGNQLCFQLRVTLRKSDTELDLRQLGLDRSGRSQQEKAILVAYTRSKKRENLFNEMKEKIKSRRTLGEKEEGVAAKAPGATEEEEGVSLKGVKGEGPRRRRRTALGNRHGKRHGKKSKSRCSKKALHVNFKELRWDDWIIAPLDYEAYHCEGVCDFPLRSHLEPTNHAIIQTLMNSMDPNSTPPSCCVPTKLSPISILYIDSGNNVVYKQYEDMVVEQCGCR is encoded by the exons ATGGACGCATCAAGACTCTTAACGCTATATTTGGGGCTGCTCCTTTCTTTCCTTGGGAATATACCGTGTTTCCAGTCCGCTGCTATCATCTCTCCCTCTGCGCTGAGGAGAAACCGGGGAGCCCGGATCTCTCATCGGGACGGACAAAGGTCATCCAAGATCCTAAAAGACATCCTCGCGTCCACGCACCCTGTCGTGGGCCATCACAGGGACGACCTAAAGGACGCTATTGTGCCCCACGAATACATGCTCTCCATATACAGGACATACTCGGCTGCAGAGAAGCTCGGACTAAACGCAAGCTTTTTCCGCTCCTCTAAATCTGCCAACACCATAACAAGCTTTGTGGACAGAGGAACAG ACGATCTTTTGCACTCTCCTCTGCGAAGACAAAAGTATCTGTTTGATGTCTCAACCCTTTCAGACAAAGAGGAGCTGGTCGGGGCGGAATTAAGGATATTTAGGAGAGCGCCCGGGAATCTGGAGACGACGGGCCTCTACGACATCCAGCTCTACCCCTGCCGCTCGGACAGATTGTTGGACTCCCGGTCTCTGGACCCGCTGGACTCCACCAAGGCCGGCTGGGAAGTGTTGGACGCCTGGGACATGTTCAAAGCGAACCCGCATCATTACCACCACCCCcatcagcagaagcagcagcagcagcaacacttcCAGCAGGGCAACCAGCTCTGCTTCCAGCTCCGCGTCACTCTGCGCAAGTCAGACACCGAGCTGGACCTGAGGCAGCTGGGGCTGGACAGGAGCGGCCGGTCCCAGCAGGAGAAGGCCATCCTGGTAGCCTACACGCGCTCCAAGAAGAGGGAGAACCTGTTCAATGAGATGAAGGAGAAGATAAAGTCGCGCAGGACGTTaggcgagaaggaggagggggtggcAGCGAAGGCGCCAGGggcgacggaggaggaggagggggtatCGCTGAAGGGGGTCAAAGGGGAGGGcccccggcggcggcggaggaccGCGCTGGGCAACCGGCACGGCAAGAGGCACGGGAAGAAATCCAAATCCAGGTGCAGCAAAAAGGCGCTGCATGTGAATTTCAAGGAGCTGCGCTGGGACGACTGGATCATCGCACCCCTGGATTACGAGGCGTACCACTGCGAGGGGGTGTGCGACTTCCCTCTGAGGTCGCACCTCGAGCCGACCAACCACGCCATCATACAGACGCTCATGAACTCCATGGACCCCAACAGCACCCCGCCCAGCTGCTGCGTCCCCACCAAACTCAGCCCCATCAGCATCCTGTACATAGACTCCGGCAACAACGTGGTGTACAAACAGTACGAGGACATGGTGGTGGAGCAGTGTGGATGCAGGTAG
- the sybu gene encoding syntabulin isoform X1 produces MGPFQEYEEKKSPEKGSPRSRIPRLVLHPFGPKDKGSPLSDSPLSEEEGKECDISSDHSKRTISTTSFCSDDTGCPTSQSVSPSKTPSGSEQSAHGSPTLPERKTKVKRVRVMDEWSGETRGAPKHKRELRSAMKARGSEADFSSSSSTGSLKTKESLASISAGKKAPSRSRRPLPVFRPPGSPTANRGAELYAPYRTPPRAASSTTNSSSCNSSPTSRRVNPGRFHSCGDNHGIRPPNPEQYLTPLQQKEVAIRHLKTKLLESENTVRDRDTEVGELKSQLCRMREDWIEEECHRVEAQLSLKEARKEIKQLRQVVETMKSSLMEKDKGIQKYFIDINIQNRKLESLLQSMELAQSGTSLQDDKTLDCICDGPGPCVKKMVGEEEGGLELGTQGAEAMADSGLLANDEMANRADILEQVFMSTAVDFSQDCSGKLGTESGPGVSALSEEGRLIEDSAAPPPALPNAASVTVTLSAPSQQDTEDKGMQTDALPVAPDLQAVLLQLLKFHGATGGEAAPSACSGLPIPPDSPADPKPRRPSIPDPPQSPDDSGDSGLGCSEPAESRRFMEELDFSVGEEERGASPRLDAVGKRYWSSSFLVDLVAVAAPVLPTVAWLYSRHGVDGSAPVYNIAALIRGCCIMGLHSLRHVTRRPDA; encoded by the exons ATGGGACCGTTCCAAGAATATGAG GAAAAGAAGTCGCCGGAGAAAGGAAGCCCACGCAGCCGCATCCCTCGTTTGGTTCTCCATCCCTTCGGGCCAAAGGACAAAGGTTCGCCTCTGTCTGACTCACCGTtgtcagaggaggaagggaaggagtgTGACATCAGTTCAGACCACTCCAAAAGGACCATCAGCACCACCAGCTTTTGCTCTG ATGACACCGGCTGCCCCACTAGTCAGTCTGTGTCCCCCTCCAAAACCCCGTCAGGCTCAGAGCAGAGTGCCCACGGCTCGCCCACGCTGCCGGAGCGCAAGACCAAAGTGAAGAGGGTGAGGGTGATGGACGAGTGGAGCGGCGAAACACGCGGCGCCCCGAAGCACAAGAGGGAGCTGAGGTCGGCCATGAAAGCCAGAG gaagtGAGGCCGACTTCAGCTCCTCAAGCAGCACAGGCAGCCTGAAGACCAAGGAGAGCCTCGCCTCCATTTCAGCGGGAAAGAAGGCTCCTTCGCGCAG TCGCAGACCCCTCCCGGTGTTCAGACCCCCTGGGAGCCCGACAGCCAACCGCGGTGCAGAGCTCTACGCTCCCTACAGGACTCCTCCCAGAGCTGCCTCCTCAaccaccaacagcagcagctgcaacTCCAGCCCCACCTCCAG AAGAGTGAACCCGGGCCGCTTCCACTCCTGCGGGGATAACCATGGCATCAGACCCCCGAACCCCGAGCAGTATCTCACCCCGCTGCAGCAGAAGGAAGTGGCCATCCGACACCTGAAGACCAAACTGTTGGAGTCTGAGAACACCGTCCGGGACAG AGATACTGAGGTCGGGGAGCTGAAGTCCCAGCTCTGCAGAATGAGGGAAGACTGGATCGAAGAAGAGTGCCACCGGGTGGAGGCTCAGCTGTCCCTCAAAGAGGCTCGCAAAGAGATCAAGCAGCTGCGCCAGGTGGTGGAAACGATGAAGAGCAGCCTGATGGAGAAGGATAAAGGAATACAGAAGTATTTCATCGACATCAACATCCAAAACAGGAAGTTGGAGTCCCTGCTGCAAAGCATGGAGCTGGCCCAGAGCGGCACCAGCCTGCAAGACGACAAAACCTTGGACTGCATCTGCGACGGCCCCGGCCCCTGTGTGAAGAAGATGgtcggggaggaagagggcggACTGGAGCTGGGAACCCAGGGGGCGGAGGCCATGGCGGACAGCGGGCTGCTGGCAAACGACGAGATGGCCAACAGAGCGGACATTTTGGAGCAGGTCTTCATGTCCACGGCGGTGGATTTCAGTCAGGACTGCAGCGGGAAGCTGGGGACGGAGTCGGGGCCCGGGGTGTCGGCGCTGTCGGAAGAGGGACGGTTGATTGAGGACTCCGCCGCGCCCCCGCCGGCTCTGCCGAACGCGGCTTCCGTCACCGTCACCCTGAGCGCACCCTCCCAGCAGGACACGGAGGATAAAGGAATGCAGACCGACGCGCTGCCCGTGGCGCCCGACCTGCAGGCcgtgctcctccagctgctcaagTTCCACGGGGCAACGGGGGGGGAAGCGGCTCCGTCGGCCTGCAGCGGCCTCCCGATCCCGCCCGACTCTCCCGCCGACCCGAAACCCCGCCGACCCAGCATTCCCGATCCCCCGCAGAGCCCCGACGACTCTGGCGATTCCGGCCTGGGCTGCTCGGAACCCGCAGAGAGCCGACGGTTCATGGAAGAGCTGGATTTCAGCGTCGGCGAGGAGGAGCGCGGTGCGTCCCCGCGATTGGACGCCGTCGGCAAGCGCTACTGGAGCAGCAGCTTCCTGGTGGACCTGGTTGCCGTGGCAGCGCCCGTGCTGCCCACGGTGGCCTGGCTGTACTCGCGGCACGGCGTGGACGGGAGCGCTCCGGTGTACAACATCGCCGCTCTCATCAGGGgctgttgcatcatgggatTGCACTCTCTTCGGCACGTCACTCGCAGGCCGGACGCGTGA